The genome window CAGTTCAGGGGTTCAGAGGTTCAGGGCTTCGGGTGGTGTTACTAGTTAGATGGGGTGGATTCTTTGTTGTAAACAACTCTTGTTACGGCGAGGCATGTAGAAGGGCTTGGATGTTTTCTGCAAAGCTTTCTGCTATTGTCTGATGTAGAACCCCTGTCTACAAGGCGGTGATCGTTTTACAGGCTCGACAACATTTAGATGCCCACATCAATGTTGGAGCTCAGCTAATTCAAGGAGTGATCAGGGATCTTCGGCAAGGGGAACAGGCGCAAGAACAATTCTCTTGCCCTTTCCATCAAACTTGTCGGCTTCTTCCACATAGTAATCCTTCCATCCGGCCTTTGGCAAATCGATTGTCTCGTCCTCTGTCAAAAACTTCATAAAAACCCCATGTGTAACCACCACGATGCTCGTTTTCAAGTCCTCCCTTTCTTCGGcggccttcttgtcctcctccttctgcgCCTGCTGAATGTTCTGGGCAACATTCCACAAAATCTTCCTGACCTTCTCCGCCCTTTTGGTTACGCTCTCATCGTCCGCTGCATAATCGCCCTTCTTTTCCAGCCAGTCGTCACCATCGAGTTCCGAAGCGTTTCCAGCCAAACTGGACCAGACACCATCGGGAAATGAAGGGAATCTCTCTTTGAGCACCGAGATGGGAGAGCCAGTGTCGCAGGGCAAGTCGCTTCGCTCTTGGAGGTAGGGGTCCAGTATCAGGTTGTTGCCGCCGGGGAGAATCGAGCCAAAGGCGTCGAGTGTCGTCTCGATTGCTCTTGTCAGAGGGGAGGTAatgacaacagcaacagagGACAAGTCGGGGAAGGATGCCTCCAAGGCGGCAGCCTGCTCATGGCCAACTTGGGTTAACCCGGGGTCGCGAATGTTGAAGTCTTTGGTGACATTGTGAACCGACTCGGCATGCCGGACAAGAAAGATTTGGGGCCTGGCTGGGGACATTTTGGTGTCCCTGACTCCTGGCTATTTAATTCTATTCTTGCAGCCTTGCTGGAGTTGGAAATGGACCAAGGGTTATGTATATATTCCCAATTTTCTGCTCGTTGTCCTTCTGCAAACAGCTTGTTGAACTTTTGAAATGTTCAAAGGGGAGGACATTGCGGGGAATGCGGGGGAGTTCACTTGTGGCTTTATACTGCTGATGCTGCCCCCCACTGTGTTGCGTCTTTTGCGCATCAGTTGCACCATCGTGGGATGCTATCATTGGGCAGCTTCGAAGATTGCCAGAAACGAGCTTGAATAACCTAAAAACCATTCACAGACTGAAACGTCCTGTTGGCAC of Podospora pseudopauciseta strain CBS 411.78 chromosome 7 map unlocalized CBS411.78m_7, whole genome shotgun sequence contains these proteins:
- a CDS encoding uncharacterized protein (COG:G; EggNog:ENOG503P4NM), which translates into the protein MSPARPQIFLVRHAESVHNVTKDFNIRDPGLTQVGHEQAAALEASFPDLSSVAVVITSPLTRAIETTLDAFGSILPGGNNLILDPYLQERSDLPCDTGSPISVLKERFPSFPDGVWSSLAGNASELDGDDWLEKKGDYAADDESVTKRAEKVRKILWNVAQNIQQAQKEEDKKAAEEREDLKTSIVVVTHGVFMKFLTEDETIDLPKAGWKDYYVEEADKFDGKGKRIPVKRSPPCRQNPPHLTSNTTRSPEPLNP